CGCCTATTAACTCAAATAACGGAAGCGGTGCTAAGGTTATATGTTCATCTAGTTTTGATGTAAGTGTACGACAAGCCAAAGTTGGACGCCCATTAACAAGCATAGAACAACTTCCACATATACCTGCACGACATACAAAGTCATATTTTAAAGAGTTATCATGATGTTCACGAATATCATTTAGTGCTACAAAAAGTGTCATTCCATCAGCTTCTTCAACTTCAAAACGCTCCAACTTTGGAAAATCTTTAGGATCGTGCGGATCGAATCTGAGTATATCTATCTTTAATATTCTTGGTTTTTCTTCACTACTCATTTTCTAACCTTTCATTTAATCTTTCATTTCTACCCTGATATTTTTTAGGCAGTTTGTCTTTAAACGGCATTAACGCTTCTTGAATTTCAAATCTGTCTTTACCATCAGCTTCCATTGTAGCCCTAATTGAATCCACTTTTTCTTGATGAGCTTTTGTAGCAGAGTTATGAATAGTCATATCTTTTCCATAACCTCTAAAACCAGGTGGTAGTTCCATAGTGTCAACTTCTATGTCTTCATATGTAACAGTCGGTAGTGTCTGTTCAGGATCCGGCCATGAAGTTATGGTACGTTTTAGCCATTTCTCGTCATTTCTTTCAGGGAAATCTTCACGAGAGTGAGCACCACGACTCTCTTCTCTTAGATATGCTCCCATTGCAACCGTCAGTGCTACTTTAATCATTTTTTGAGTACGGTATGCATTGACTAAAGCTGGATTTGCAGCACGGCTTTTTGAACGGAAAACATCTATATTTTTACTTCTTATTAAAAGCTCTTCAAGCTCATCTACCGCTTCTTTTAGATCTTTACCGTTTCTAAAAATACCTACTTTTTCCATCATGATCTGCTCCATGCGACGACGAAGCACATAAGCATCTTCACCTCCATGGTTCTCTAGCAGCTTGTCAAGTTTAGCCTGTTCTATTTTTACAAATTCTTCAACATTTTTAGTATGGATAGAGAGATCACTATCAGGAGTGTCTAAATAATCTGATATGTATTCTGCTATAAGCATTCCAGACACAACTGTCTCACTAACAGAATTTCCTCCAAGACGGTTAAACCCGTGCATATCCCAACAAGCTGCTTCACCACACGAATAAAGCCCTTTTAGTGTTTGGGATTCACCTGTGTATTTTGTGCGAATCCCACCCATAGAGTAGTGTTGTGTTGGACGAACTGGAATCCATTCCTCTGCAGGATCGATCCCTAAAAAGTTCTCACAGATCTCTTTTACTTCACGCAGGTTTTTCTCAATATGTTCACGCCCAAGAATTGTGATATCTAGCCATAGGTGATCACCATAGCGACTTTTTACACCTTTGCCTTTGCGCATATGTTCAGTCATACGACGACTCACAACATCACGGCTTGCAAGCTCTTTTTTATCCGGCTCATAATCAGGCATAAATCTATAACCGTCTTTATCGAGTAAAAGTCCTCCATCTCCACGACAACCCTCTGTAGTTAAAATACCAACTGGCACAATAGCTGTTGGGTGAAACTGAATAGCTTCCATATTTCCAAGTGTTGCAACACCGCTCTCGATAGCAAGAGCCTGACCTGTACCTTGACAGATTATGGCATTTGTTGAAACTTTGTAGATACGCCCGTAACCGCCTGTTGCTATGGTAGTAGCTTTTGAAACATATGCTACTAATTCACCGCTCATCAAATTACGTGCTACAGCACCATAACATCTTCCATTTTCATGTATAAGCGCCATAGCTTCTAAACGTTCATGGATCTCAACTTTATCTTCGTGCGCTTTATTATCCATAGCATAAAGCATAGAGTGTCCAGTTCCATCAGATGTATAACATGTACGCCACTTTTTAGTACCGCCAAAATCACGTGAAGTGATCAAACCATGAGCTTCATCTTTTTCCGTAATAGTTACTTTTTGAGCATTTATGATTGACTGGTGATCACCACGTTTAACTCTAGTCCAAGGCACACCCCAGTGAGCAAGTTCACGAATAGCTTTTGGAGCACAGTGTGTGAACATACGAGCAACTACCTGATCAGCACCCCAGTCACTACCCTTGATCGTATCTTCAAAGTGAACATCTTCATTATCACCCTCGCCCATAGCAGAGTTTGCTAAAGATGCCTGCATACCACCCTGAGCTGCTGCTGAATGACTTCTCTTTGGAGGAACAAGTGTTAAAACAACCGCATCATGTCCACGTTCTTTTACACCAGTTGCTACACGAAGTCCTGCTAAACCACCACCTATAATTAAGACATCTGTATAAATTATTTTCATTAGTGGTTCTCCATCTTAATCGTTTTGCTTTCATATTTTTTTACGCCTGCACTGTAATCATGTTCAAGACCGATAGTTATATATTTATAAAGTGATGCACTTCCTAACACAAGATAAAATACTATAAACACTCTCATTAAAAGTTTATGTCTTGCACGGGATACTTTTGTATTTTTACCCTCCATGAAACCCCATTTTAGAGCAAGTCTGTAAAGTCCTATAAAAGCGTGTGTAACTACGGAGATCAAAAGGAGAAGATAAAGAGGTGCCATCATCTCATGAACTACACGGTACGATGAAGCATAAGGCCCTATGTCTGATGGTTCAGCCATCATAATATAGAGGTGTACACTACCTATGAAAAACATTAAAAAGCCGGTTGAGAGTTGAATAATCCAAAGGTAAGTATCTTCGTGTTTCATCCCTAAAGTATGTCTTTTCATAGCTTTGTGTTGTCTATAGTTATCAGGAAATTTTCTAAGGGCAATTGCAGCGTGAACGATAAAGATAGTAAATATAAATGCAGCCATAAATGATACTATTCCAGGATAAGTCTCACCAAAAAAGTAATACCCCTCAAACATAATAGTAACTTTGTACATCATCTCTTTACTAATAAGAATAGATGCTTCAAAGAGTAAATGCCCCATTATGAATATTGCTAGTATTAAACCTGTAATACTTTGAGTAAAATCAAGTTTGGCCGGTACTTTGTCTAACTTTTCCTGCTTCATACACACTCTCCCGTTTAAATATTTTCGTATTTTACAATAAAATTCTTATAAATTAAACTCTCCAAAATCTTTTAAAACTTTAAGCACTATATAACAAAAAATATACCACAATATGTCAAATATATACAACGCATAAGGTTAAATTTAATATGCAATCAAACATCTTACTTTCATCTTTGATGATAGTAGCAATCGCTATATTACTTCCACTAATATTCCATCTTACAAAGTATGTGGGCACATCAAGCGATAATGAAAGAAAAAACGAACCTTTTGAGGGCGGTGTTAGAGATACGCATAAAGATGTTTTTGACAAGATTAACGTTAAGTTTTTTCTAGTGGGAATCATATTTTTAATCTTTGATGTTGAAGTTCTTTTTATGTTCCCATGGGCACTAAATTTAAGAGAACTTGGAATATTTGGGATACTAGAGATGTTTGTTTTTATAGGTTTGCTAGTTGGCGGACTTATATATGTGTATAAGTCAAAGGTTTTAAAATGGATCTAAGTCATACAAATCTTCTAGATGATGCCATTATTACTACAAAGCTTGATGCAGTTGTAAACTGGGGACGTGAAGCTTCACTTTGGCCTTTTGTATTTGGAACGGCTTGTTGTGCGATTGAGTTTATGGCTACAGCTGCAAGTCGCTACGATATTAGCCGTTTTGGGGCTGAAGTCCTTCGATTCTCTCCAAGACATGCAGATCTCCTTGTAGTAGCAGGAACTGTTAGCCATAAACAGGCTCCTATTTTAAAGCAGGTGTATGATCAGATGCCTGAACCTAAATGGGTTATAGCTATGGGTGCTTGTGCATCTACAGGTGGTTTTTACGATAACTATACAACACTTCAGGGAATTGATGAGATTGTACCCGTTGATGTATACGTTGCAGGCTGCCCTCCACGTCCAGAAGCACTTATAGATGCCGTGCTAGATATTCAACGACAACTAAAGCGTGAAGATAACTTCAGTGTTAAACATAGTGATTTCAAGGGTAAATTAGATGACATTTAATATTATAGATGTTAATGATCTCTATGAGTTCATCTTGGATGCAAGAGATCATAAAGGTTTTTCACTTTTACTTGATATCACGTGTGTGGATAATTTATACAGAAAAGCACCTGCCAGGTTTGAGCTTATTTATATACTTAGGGATAAAACTTTTGAAAATACGCTGAACATTAAAGTTTATGTAAAAGATGAAATAAAAGGTGTTAAAAGTATAAGCTCTCTGTTTAGATCAGCTACTTGGGCTGAGAGAGAAGTGTATGATCAGTACGGCGTGAATTTTCAAGATCACCCGCTTCTAAAACGCATACTAAACCATGAGGAGTTTGTAGGTCATCCTCTTAGAAAAGATTATAATATTAGAGATGCTCACTACTGCACTAAAACACAAGATCTTCTCGATGAGTTAAAACCTGTTTTAGATAAAAACGATCTAGATATGGATAAAGATGATCTTATGGTTATAAACCTTGGACCATCACACCCCGCAACTCATGGAACTATAAGGACACTTGCTGCACTTGATGGTGAAAAAATAGTAGCAAGTGTAAGTGAGATCGGATACCTGCACCGCGGGTTTGAAAAAAGCTGTGAAAACCATACCTACAACCAAATAATTCCATACACTGACAGGCTTAATTACTGTTCTGCACTTATGAACAACATCGCATTTTCTAAGACTATAGAGGATATGCTGGGTGTTACACTTCCTGATCGCGGCGTGTTCATACGTGTAATACTCTCTGAACTCTCGCGTGCAGTTGATCATCTTGTATGTTTAGCAGCAGGTCTTTTGGATATGGGTGGACAAACTAACTATTGGTACTTTTTCAATCCTCGTAACGATGCTTATAATTTTTTATCTAAACTCACAGGTGCTAGACTTACAAACTCTTTTATGCGCGTTGGCGGTATGACACATGATCTATACGATGGCTGGCAGGATGATCTAGAAGACGTACTTAAAAAAATAGATTACGGTATAACTGAATCTAAAAAGATGATCGAGCATAACCGTATATTTAACGACAGACTCCAAGATATCTCACCAGTAAGTGCCGATGAGGCTATAAGTTACGGATGGACAGGACCAAATCTTAGAGCAAGCGGAGTCCCATACGATCTTCGTTTTGCAAAACCTTATGATTTTTACGAAAGCTTTGATTTTGACATGGTAGTTGGAAGTGTTGGTGACACTTATGATCGTATGATGGTTCGTATTGAAGAGATCAACCAAAGTATGAGAATTATCCGCCAAGCCGTAAATGAGCTTCCAAACGGTGATATCTGTGTTAATGATAAAAGTATAATCCTCCCTCCAAAGCAGTGTGTATACGGCTCGATTGAAGGGATGATGAATCAGTTTATGCTTACTATAGACGGCGTTAAAGTTCCTGCTTGTGAGTACTACTCAGCTTATGAAGCTGCAAACGGCGAGCTTGGTTTTTATGTAGTTAGTGATGGAAGCGGTACTCCGTATAAAGTCAAAGTCAGACCACCTAGTTTTTACCATATGGCGGCGTATCCTGAGATCATTCAAGGCTATCAGGTAGCAGATGCAATTTTGACTCTTGGGAGTTTAAATATCATCGCTGGGGAGATGGACAGATGAGTTTTCAGTTTTCAGATGATAATTTAAAACAAATAGAGTTCTTAAAAACACGATACCCGTCTCTTGATGCACTAAGTCTTCCTCTACTTTGGATGGCGCAATATCAAGATGGATTTATATCTCTTGAAGCAATTGATGAGATCTCTAAAATAACCAAACTTCCGCCTATGGAGATCTACAGAGTAGCTACATTTTACACAATGTTTAAGCTGCAAAAACAAGAAAAACTTCTTGTGTCTGTGTGTAAGACACTTTCATGCAAACTTTGCGGAAGTGATGAAATTTTAGATCACCTAAAGAGTAAGGATGTTGAGATCGAGTATGTAGAGTGTCTTGGTTCTTGCGGAACAAGTCCCGTTATGCAGATCAAAGATGTAAATTATGAAAATCTTACACCCCAAAAAGTGGATGATATTTTAGAGGAGTTGTTATGAGAGAAGTAAAAATAGTCTCTAAACACTTTTCTATAAAAGACTCCCATACTCTAAAAGTCGCTAAAGCAAACGGTGCATACAGCAATGCACTTAAAAAAGCTTATAAACTAGAGCCGAAACAGATAATTGAGATCATTAAAGAGAGCGGTCTCAGAGGAAAAGGCGGTGGCGGTGCACCTGCAGGAGAAAAATGGTCACTTATGCCACAAGATAGTGACAAACCAAGTTTCTTAGCAGTTAACTGTGATGAGAGTGAACCTGGAACTTTTAAAGACAGACAGATAATTTCAAAAGATCCACACCTTTTAATAGAGGGAATCCTAATCACATGCCATGCTATAAAAGCTAAACATGCATATATTTACATCCGTGGAGAGTATAAGCAGTATCAAGATATTTTGCAAGGTGCTATAGATGAAGCATATACCGAAGGTCTACTAAATAACTGCGACATTACGATCCACCGCGGAGCAGGAGCTTATATCTGCGGTGAAAAATCAGCCCTTTTAGAATCTATGGAAGGTAAACGCGGACACCCAAGACTAAAACCAAAACAAAAAGAGTGTGAATGGTATTTTAGCAATCCTACACTTGTAAACAATGTTGAAACAATCGCTTCTGTTCCTTACATTATAGATAACGGTGCAGAGGGGTATAGAAAATTCGGAACAGATAAAAGTCCCGGGACTCTTCTTTTTGCAATGAGCGGACATGTTAAAAACCGCGGTGTTTATGAGGCTGAATTTGGCACAGGTATGTGGGATTATATAGAGCATTTTGGCGGCGGTATAAGAGATGGAAAAAAACTAAAAGCCGTAATACCAGGAGGAGCTTCAACAGATATATTAACAGCAGATGAAGTAATGGAAGCTAAACTAGATTATGAATATTTACGTTCAATCGGCAGTGCATTAGGTACCGGTGGTATGATTGTTATGGATGAAGACACGAATATGGTTGAGGCTTTAAAAAATCTGCTTGAATTTTACCATGAAGAATCTTGTGGACAATGTACACCATGTCGTGAAGGAACTGGTCTTAGTGATAAACTGGTTGAAAAAATACTAAGCGGTAATGGAAGTAGTGAAGATATAGATGAACTGCTTGAGATCTCAGATACAATGAACGGTAAAACAATCTGTGTTTTTGCACCAGCAGTTAGCAGTGTTATAAACTCTTTTATCGGTAAGTTTCGTGATGAGTTTGAGGCTTATAACAAATCAACCGGAGCAAAAATATGAGTCTAGTTAAAGTTACGGTTGATAATAATACTTACGAAGTTGAAAAGGATTCGCTTCTTATAGATCTGCTTATAAAAGAAAATCTTAGAGTTCCATACTTTTGCTACCATGAGGCTTTAGGGGCTGATGGTAACTGCCGTATGTGTATGGTTGAAATTGAGGGTCAAAAAAGACCGCAGATTGCTTGTGATACACCTGTAAAAGATGGAATGGTAGTGTATTCTCAAGGTAAAAAACTCCCTATTAAAAAAATACGCAGAGATATATTAGAACTTGAGCTTATAAACCACCCTGTTGACTGTCCTATCTGCGATCAGGCTGGTGAATGCAGTCTGCAAGAGTATTATATGGAGTATGGGCTACACGACTCACATATGTATGGTCTTGATAAAGTTACACACCATAAACATATAGACTTAGGCTCAAACGTTATGCTTGATCAGGAGCGTTGTGTACTATGTGCAAGGTGTACACGATTTACTGCCAACATAACACATACTCATGAACTTGGAATCGTTGGTCGAGGGGATGAAGCACACATAACGACAATGCCGGGACGTAAGCTTGATAATCCTTATGCAATGAATGTAGTAGATCTGTGTCCTGTTGGAGCATTGACATCTAAAGATTTTAGATTTGCTCAACGCGTTTGGTTTTTAGAATCAAGCGAATCAGTATGTACACATTGTGCAAAAAACTGCAACATTTACATAGATCACAACAAACTAAAATATCAAGATGAAAACATATACCGTTTCCGCCCTCGTAAAAACTTGGAAGTAAACGGCTTTTTTATATGTAATGAGGGAAGACTCTCTTATAAAAACCTTCTAAATAACAGAATGATAAAGTCAACTCATGTAAACGAGAAAGATATACTAAAAAACTCTATTGAAAAAGCCAAAGCTATTGCAGTGCTTGTAGATGCTTCACTTTTTAATGAAGAGATAGAGATGATCAAAGAGTTCTCAGAAAAGATAGGTGCTAAACTATACTGCCCGCAAGATACATACATAGATGAAGAGTTTGAAGATGATATGTTACGCTCAAAATACAAAATAGCAAATATTAAAACTATTCAAAATCTAAATATTTTAGACGAGATGCCAAAAGATGCGGATCTAGTTATAAATTTCAACCATCCTGACATAACTAAGATAGATTCCAAAGAGATAATCAGTTTTCAAACACATAAGTTTGAGCTCGAAACTATTCTTACGATCCCAATAGCTACTTATGTAGAAAACAGCGGAAGTTTTACAAATATAGACGGCATAACCCAACATCTGAAAAAAGCCATTACATTAAATGAGCCTATACCTACAATTGCACAGTGGTTTAAAAGGTTGGAGTTATGAGTATGGCATCAATTATCGTAGCGATCACTGCTTTTGTTCTTGGTGCACTGCTCGCACTTTTAACCATACCTGTTCTTGTATGGCTTGAGCGCCGTACTGCAGGTCTTGTTCAAGACAGACTTGGACCAAACCGTACAAATATATTTGGTTTTCGCTTAGGCGGTGTAGTTCAGAGTTTTGCAGATGTTGTAAAACTTCTTATAAAAGAGGAATATTATCCATCACACATAAAAATAGGAAGATGGCTTTTTATGCTATCACCTATTATCACTTTTACTGCCGCACTTTTAGCTTTTATGGTTATACCTTTTGCAGATACTCTTATAATAGACGGTGAAGCATTAAGAATGCAGCCGCTTCCTGTAGAGTATGGAGTGTTTTGGTATTTGGCTATCGGATCTGTCGGGGTTATAGGTGTAATATTTGGTGGATGGCTCTCACATAACAAGTACTCACTTCTTGGTGCTATGCGTGCTACATCTATGGTTGTAAGTTATGAGTTGCCTCTTGGTCTGGCTATTATCTCATTTATAGTTACATACAACACGGTTGACTTTAACGCAATGGTGCAGTATCAAACTGATACACTTTTTGGGTTTTTACCATCATGGGGAGTTTTTCTGCAACCTCTTGCTTCGATCATACTCATTGTTGCATTATTTGCCGAGACAAACCGTAACCCGTTTACCGTTGCTGAGGGTGAAAGTGAAATAGTTGCCGGATATATGACTGAATACTCTGCTATGAAATTTGCTATGTATTTTATGGGTGAGTATGTAGCTATGAATACGGCAAGTGCAGTAATAATCACTATGATCTTCGGAGGTTATCAACTACCTTATGTATCGACTCAGATGCTTCTTGAAAACTTCAACTATTTTGCCTATGCACTTATAGTTTTAGTACCTGCATTTACTTGGTGGATGATCAGTTTTATGAGAAAAAACAACCGTGTACGCCCAAGCGTAACTACAGATAGCGGTAGAATTTTCGAGACTAAAGTTATAACTATATTTTTACTGTTTTTAGCCGTAGTTGTAGATGCAATTTTACTTTATCTATCCCTTATCCCAAATGTACTTGCAACTCAGATAGCAGTAACTATGATTCAGGTTGTTATATTTGTTTTAAAACTAATGGCGTTTAACATGTTTTTCATTTTAATCCGTTGGACGCTACCGAGGTTTAGATACGACCAGGTTCAAAGCCTAGGATGGAACTATCTTTTACCGCTTTCACTATTTAACTTGTTTGTAACAGCCATAGTTGTTGTAGGAGTAAACTAATGGGTAAAAATATTATAACGACTCCAAGATATGGGAAAAACTTTAAAGACAGACTATATCTTCCTGCCATATATGAAGGTTGCAAGGTTACATTTAAACACTTCTTTACAAACATAAATAATTCAAATGCAGTTGATACTCTTGAATACCCTGAAGAACAACCTAGTGATATTACAAGCAGATACCGCGGTCTTCACAGACTGACTCACAGAGCTGATGACACCATAGCTTGTGTAGCGTGTTTTATGTGTGCAACCGCTTGTCCGTCTGATTGTATATTTATAGAAGCGACTGAGAGAGATGATAATAAAGATGAGAAAATGCCGAAGAGTTTTTCAATAGATACCTTAGAGTGTATATTCTGCGGTTACTGTGTAGAAGCATGTCCATGTGATGCAATCCGTATGGATACGGGTATTTTTTCACTTACGGGTAATTCACGTGAAGATTTTGTTTTAAACAAAGATCAGCTACTAAGTTATAAGGGTGCTTTTGGAGAGGAGAACAGTTGTGCTAGAAGTTAGTATATTTATAATTCTAAGCCTTTTTATGCTTGGCGGTGCAATTGCTATTATTACAAATAAACAGACTGTTTTTAGTGTTTTTGGTTTTTTAATAGTAATGATTGGATTTGGTGGAATGTTTGCCCTGCTTGACAACAGATTTTTAGCCCTAGCTCAAATAATGGTCTCAGTAGGTGCTGTTGTTGTTTTAAGCATGCTTGCAGTGCTTAGCGTAAATGCAAAAGAGAAAAACCTTCCAAATGAGCCAAACAGATACAAGTGGATTATTTTTAGTTCGGCTCTGGTATTACCTTTTACATATTTAATCTACAAGACATTATCGTCTGTAGCAAAAGAGTTTACGCAAAACTCCTTTACCTCAAAAGATATAGGAAATGAGCTTTTTAACTCTTGGGTACTGCCGTTTGAGATAGTATCAATCCTGCTCTTAACTGCTATGATCGGAGCTATCGTGATAGCTAGAAAGGAGAATACATGAATCCGGATATGTTCTTCCTTTTAGCCTCAGTTCTTTTTTCAATTGGTTTAGTGGGAATTGTAAGCAGACGCAACCTTTTTATAGTTTATATATCTATAGAGTTGATGCTAAGCTCAATCAACCTCATCCTTGCAACACTTTCAAAACTATCTAACGATCCTGCTGGTAGTGTTATGGCTCTGATCATAATAGCTGTGATTGCAGCCGAAGCAGCTTTGTTTTTAGCAATTATAATTCACCTCAACAGACTAAGACGCTCTATTGACAGTGATGACTTTAAAGACTTAGCTCAAAGCGAGGTAAAATAATGTTAAATCTTATAGTTATTCTTCCTTTTTTATCTGCTTTGATTTTGGCTCTAACATATCTTTACGATCCTTCAAAACAAAGAGAAAAACTCTATACCTTTATCGGTGTGGGTTCAATTTTAGTAACTACAATATTTTCTTTAATAGTTTTATCACAAGTGATCTCAACGGGAGAAAGTATACACACTGTACTTTTTGAGTGGATCAGTATAGACAAATTCAAAATTGATCTTGCATTTGTAGCAGATCCTTTATCTGCTGTAATGATTGGATTTATTACATCAATAGGACTTCTGATTCATATATATGCTGTTGGATATATGAGTGGCGATGCAGGCTTTGGAAAGTTCTTTGCCTACTTTAACCTTTTTATGGGAAGTATGCTTTTGCTTGTACTTGCAAATACTCCAATGATCATGTTTATTGGCTGGGAGCTGGTAGGACTTAGCTCATACCTTTTAATAGGATACTACCATGAAAATGGTGCAAATATAAAAGCTGCAAACAAAGCTTTTATACTTAACCGTGTGGGTGACTTTGGTTTTATCATGGGTATACTGATTTTGTTTTTAGTTGCAGGTACCAATGGTTTTACATTTGTCGATATTGAATCAAATATATCTAACGTTGACACTTCTATACTAACCCTTATTGGTGTCCTTTTATTTGTAGGTGCTATGGGTAAATCTGCTCAGATACCTCTATATGTATGGCTTCCTGATGCT
The Sulfurimonas sp. genome window above contains:
- a CDS encoding NADH-quinone oxidoreductase subunit J, which gives rise to MLEVSIFIILSLFMLGGAIAIITNKQTVFSVFGFLIVMIGFGGMFALLDNRFLALAQIMVSVGAVVVLSMLAVLSVNAKEKNLPNEPNRYKWIIFSSALVLPFTYLIYKTLSSVAKEFTQNSFTSKDIGNELFNSWVLPFEIVSILLLTAMIGAIVIARKENT
- the nuoK gene encoding NADH-quinone oxidoreductase subunit NuoK — encoded protein: MNPDMFFLLASVLFSIGLVGIVSRRNLFIVYISIELMLSSINLILATLSKLSNDPAGSVMALIIIAVIAAEAALFLAIIIHLNRLRRSIDSDDFKDLAQSEVK